The Bdellovibrio sp. NC01 genome includes the window CCAGGGTCTTTTAAAAATCGAATGGCATTCGGCGCAAGCAAGGAGAGAGGCATGAGTCTAGATAGTACTGACAGAAGAATATTAAGTCTGCTGAAAGAAGACTCACGTATGCAGTATGCAGAGATCGGTAAAAAAGTAAATTTGTCAGCGCCCGCTGTTCATGCGCGCGTGAAAAAGATGGAAAGCAACAACATCATTCGCGGTTATACAATCGACATCAACCCCATCGCCCTGGAAGCTGATTTGTGTGCGTTCATCCGCATTGGTAAAGGTAAAGGAACTTCCGCTGAAGTCGCCAAAGAACTTGTGAAGATCAAACAAATTGAAGAGTGCCACGGTGTCGCTGGCGAAGACTGCTTGATGGTCAAATTGCGAACGCGTTCTACAGCAGAACTTTCAACTTTGATCGATCACATTCGCGGCATTGAAGGAATTGATCGAACGCTGACCGTTGTAGTTTTAGAATCACATTTTGAACGAGGTCTGACGCCTTAAGAAAAAAAGCCACTCTGCGGAGTGGCTTTTTTGTTTTTAGAAGTAGTATTTATAACCAACACCGAAGCCCGTCAGATAGCCGCTACCGAAATCGACGGCAGTTGAAGCATCTGTGGCGCGACCTTTAAGACCAATTGCTCGCAGGAAAACTTCACACGCAGAGTTTTCTGAAAACAAATAACCAAAGCCCAAGTTACCACCCACAGTTCCAGTGATATCCCAAACTTCGGTGTTACTGGCGTATGTCAAAGCTGGGACGCTATAATTCAGTGACAATGGCAAATATGCTTTGCTCCACTTGTAGGCGATGCCTGCTTCGACGATGAAAATCGAAAACTCTGGTTGAGTGGAAAACGCATTGTTGTAATTACCGCTGGGACCTTTCATTGTTAATGAACTGACTTTGCGTCTTGGTTCATAAAGCAAGGAACCTGTTAAACCCCAAGAGTATTCGGCCGGATTTAGGTAATTAGCACCAAAACCAAAAGATCCTTTGCTATCGTAAGAGGCTTCAATAGTTCCCGTTCCACTACCCGTCGTGGCCTGTGCATTTTTGAAAATAACTTTATCTGCGACAGAATAATACAATGTCGCACTGAAGGGACTGCGGCCTTTCGCTTTCGTGCTTGTAGACGCCTTAGTTCCCGCTGCGGGTGCAACGGGCTTCATCATTGAAGGACTCTCAACAAGCAACGACGGTTCAACCGGTGTCGTTAAGGTTAAAGGTGTTCCTTGATTACAGTCACTGGCATCAAAGGCCATAAGTTTACGATTCACTTCTTGCAGTTCCAGAGTGCACTGATGACCATCTGGAAAAGTCGCAAGAAAGATCTTTCCACTACGGAATGGACTTTCGACACTAGATTCAACAATGACGATATTTTTACTACGAATGATTTGTTTGATCGCGTAGGAGATCACGACAGGCGATTCAACCACGGGCTGCAAAGCCGGCGCATCGTCCAAACTCAATTCGTCACTAACATTTTGCGCAGACGCATTTGCTGCGATCACAAGAACGTACAAGATAGAAAAAATCGCCCTCTTCATAACCCTCACCTGTTACTTTTTCTAAGTAAACAGAGCGCTGTTAATAGGGGAAGTCGATAGTGCTTCGTGTGACTACAAATAGACAAACATCCAGATGTTTATGTCAAAGAGTAGCAAAGAAAAACCATTCTTTAACGTCTTGTCTCGACACAAGCGAAATTATTCGCTTCGTCTTTAGATCCCGCACCTTTATAAATCGGCCAGCGAGGATACGGGCACAACGGACGTCCTCTGCCGCTGGTTGATTTATTCATATCTCGCCCAATCAAAATTTCTGGACGCTGATTTTTCTCGACCCAATTATCTAACGCTGTCAATGGGTCCCATGAAACTGCGAAACTTCCCCAGCCGTGACCAAATCCAGGGACAAGATAAAACTGTACTGCCGCTTGCACTTTTTCTTTACCGAACAATTCGACAAGCTTTTTGTAATAAGCAATTGTGGGATTCGTACTTATCATCGCGTCGGCTTGCCCGTGCATCAGAATTAATTTTCCACCACGCGCAAAAAACTTTTCAATATGTGGATCTGTAGCTCCCACGATTCCTGAAAGTTCAACGACTCGATCCTGATATTTACCAGGATGAGCAGGATCAAAATTTAACGCATTAAAATTCGCATCGCGAGTCAACAGAAAGCGAGCCCACTGTGAACCTTGCAAAAATAAATATCCATTTTCAATCGTAGGCTGCCCTTGCAACTTCGCCGACGTACCAAAACCACTGTTACCCCTGAAGTCGGCCCCCTCAAGAATATTGTAGCCTTCGTGTTCACGAATTCCGTTCGCCAGTGAATAAGGCAACTGCAACGATGTATGAATTGTGCGCACACTTGTCAGCTGCGCATCTGATAAACAACCATCCCCCAGATCGCCTCCTCCCGTACAGCGCAAGGATTCCAAAGTCGCAGCAGAGATTCGACGACACTCTTCCACATTACTGACTAAACCATCTTCGAGATTATCAAGACGATCACACGCCGCGATGACTTTCTTAAAGACCAGATCTTGCTTGGCTGAATTTAAAAAACCACCTTTGCTGTACAGTGCTTTTCCAATACGCAAACCGTTCATACGTGTGCCAGTAAAGTTCAAAGCTGGTGCCGAAGAAATCACACCGTCATAATCTTGTGGCCAGCGCTGTAGTACCGTCAAAGCTTCGCGCCCGCCGGTAGAGGCTCCAGCAAAATACACCTTCGCGGGTTTCATATTAAAATAATTATGAATAATAACTATCGCGACATCGTGAGTTTTCTTAAGGTGTTGATGACCGAAATTCAGTAAAGCTTCATCGTTTACCGCAAAGCTTGCATCCGTGGAATCACCACTGTGACCCGAATCACCGCCAAAAGTTGCATACCCCAAAGCTAAGGGGGTAGGTCCTTCAGTGCCAGAAAAACTAATCAGCGAAGTCCCAGATACGACCGTACCGTTGTATCCTCCACCACCCATTTGCAGTGCTTTGTTATTCCAATTCTCAGGAAGATTTATTTGAAAATGAATGGGCGGCGCTTTCGGGTCCACAGATTTAATTTCGCCAAGCACGCGGCAATAACGACGATCAAAACCGCGCTCGTCGCGGTCGTTAACGAGGTCCGTTTGTGAAATCACAGCACCTTGGGTCGGTAAAGAAATTTCCTGAGATGAAATTGATAGATTTTTAAGATTTTTGCAAACAGATGGATCCTGTGCGGGTTTACGACCTAATAAAGTCGTACAACCTACAAGCAAAACGAAAACGGACGCTCCAGAAAAAACGAAAGAG containing:
- a CDS encoding Lrp/AsnC family transcriptional regulator, with the protein product MSLDSTDRRILSLLKEDSRMQYAEIGKKVNLSAPAVHARVKKMESNNIIRGYTIDINPIALEADLCAFIRIGKGKGTSAEVAKELVKIKQIEECHGVAGEDCLMVKLRTRSTAELSTLIDHIRGIEGIDRTLTVVVLESHFERGLTP
- a CDS encoding tannase/feruloyl esterase family alpha/beta hydrolase yields the protein MKTKYSFVFSGASVFVLLVGCTTLLGRKPAQDPSVCKNLKNLSISSQEISLPTQGAVISQTDLVNDRDERGFDRRYCRVLGEIKSVDPKAPPIHFQINLPENWNNKALQMGGGGYNGTVVSGTSLISFSGTEGPTPLALGYATFGGDSGHSGDSTDASFAVNDEALLNFGHQHLKKTHDVAIVIIHNYFNMKPAKVYFAGASTGGREALTVLQRWPQDYDGVISSAPALNFTGTRMNGLRIGKALYSKGGFLNSAKQDLVFKKVIAACDRLDNLEDGLVSNVEECRRISAATLESLRCTGGGDLGDGCLSDAQLTSVRTIHTSLQLPYSLANGIREHEGYNILEGADFRGNSGFGTSAKLQGQPTIENGYLFLQGSQWARFLLTRDANFNALNFDPAHPGKYQDRVVELSGIVGATDPHIEKFFARGGKLILMHGQADAMISTNPTIAYYKKLVELFGKEKVQAAVQFYLVPGFGHGWGSFAVSWDPLTALDNWVEKNQRPEILIGRDMNKSTSGRGRPLCPYPRWPIYKGAGSKDEANNFACVETRR